The Panicum virgatum strain AP13 chromosome 5K, P.virgatum_v5, whole genome shotgun sequence genome has a window encoding:
- the LOC120705693 gene encoding uncharacterized protein LOC120705693 isoform X1 yields the protein MHLAADLPPHRGRGGPGAGPIALASALLRRENHRRRALAGGAVLASALLLVATPRLRHSPALHLFADMRNLLGVPNTLNVLTAYPLLLAGVPGLILCLCGSGCFGVSLRWEALGWFLFYAGNVAAAFGSAYYHLKPDDDRLIWDRLPMMISSSSLLSILVIERVDERVGLSCLISLLSLILVSSACERVLDDMRLWVILNFVPCIAIPAMLFLFPPKYTHSRFWFLAIGFYLLARFEGLADRKVYSVNRYFISGHSLEHLCFAMVTLILTVMLSFRNIKIARYLHEQMFDMVGGFE from the exons ATGCATCTCGCCGCCGACCTGCCCCCGCACCGGGGCCGGGGCGGCCCCGGCGCGGGGCCCATCGCGCTCGcctccgccctgctccgccgcgagaaccaccgccgccgcgcgctcgccggcggggcCGTCCTCGCCTCCGCGCTGCTCCTCGTCGCCACGCCGCGGCTCCGCCACTCCCCCGCGCTCCACCTCTTCGCCGACATGCGCAACCTCCTCGGGGTCCCCAACACGCTCAACGTGCTCACTGCCTACCCGCTCCTGCTCGCCGGGGTCCCGGGCCTCATCCTCTGTCTCTGCGGCAGTGGGTGCTTCGGCGTCAG CTTGAGGTGGGAGGCTTTGGGATGGTTCCTCTTTTATGCTGGGAATGTAGCAGCAGCATTTGGCTCAGCTTACTATCACCTCAAGCCAGATGATGACCGCTTAATATGGGACAGGTTGCCG ATGATGATATCGTCCTCTTCACTTTTGTCAATATTGGTAATTGAAAGAGTTGATGAGAGGGTTGGACTATCTTGTTTGATCTCACTATTGTCTCTTATATTAGTGAGCAGTGCATGTGAAAG GGTTCTTGATGATATGCGCTTATGGGTGATTCTGAATTTTGTTCCTTGCATTGCAATTCCTGCAATGCTATTCTTGTTTCCTCCAAAGTATACACATTCAAGATTTTGGTTCCTTGCTATAG GCTTTTACCTTCTGGCAAGATTTGAAGGCCTTGCTGACAGGAAGGTTTACAGTGTGAACCGATACTTCATTAGCGGCCACTCCTTGGAGCACCTTTGCTTCGCCATGGTGACGTTGATACTAACTGTGATGCTGTCCTTCAGAAATATTAAGATTGCCAGGTACCTTCATGAACAAATGTTTGACATGGTCGGAGGTTTTGAATAA
- the LOC120705693 gene encoding uncharacterized protein LOC120705693 isoform X2 — protein MHLAADLPPHRGRGGPGAGPIALASALLRRENHRRRALAGGAVLASALLLVATPRLRHSPALHLFADMRNLLGVPNTLNVLTAYPLLLAGVPGLILCLCGSGCFGVSLRWEALGWFLFYAGNVAAAFGSAYYHLKPDDDRLIWDRLPMMISSSSLLSILVIERVDERVGLSCLISLLSLILVSSACERVLDDMRLWVILNFVPCIAIPAMLFLFPPKYTHSRFWFLAIGFYLLARFEGLADRKVYSVNRYFISGHSLEHLCFAMVTLILTVMLSFRNIKIARDS, from the exons ATGCATCTCGCCGCCGACCTGCCCCCGCACCGGGGCCGGGGCGGCCCCGGCGCGGGGCCCATCGCGCTCGcctccgccctgctccgccgcgagaaccaccgccgccgcgcgctcgccggcggggcCGTCCTCGCCTCCGCGCTGCTCCTCGTCGCCACGCCGCGGCTCCGCCACTCCCCCGCGCTCCACCTCTTCGCCGACATGCGCAACCTCCTCGGGGTCCCCAACACGCTCAACGTGCTCACTGCCTACCCGCTCCTGCTCGCCGGGGTCCCGGGCCTCATCCTCTGTCTCTGCGGCAGTGGGTGCTTCGGCGTCAG CTTGAGGTGGGAGGCTTTGGGATGGTTCCTCTTTTATGCTGGGAATGTAGCAGCAGCATTTGGCTCAGCTTACTATCACCTCAAGCCAGATGATGACCGCTTAATATGGGACAGGTTGCCG ATGATGATATCGTCCTCTTCACTTTTGTCAATATTGGTAATTGAAAGAGTTGATGAGAGGGTTGGACTATCTTGTTTGATCTCACTATTGTCTCTTATATTAGTGAGCAGTGCATGTGAAAG GGTTCTTGATGATATGCGCTTATGGGTGATTCTGAATTTTGTTCCTTGCATTGCAATTCCTGCAATGCTATTCTTGTTTCCTCCAAAGTATACACATTCAAGATTTTGGTTCCTTGCTATAG GCTTTTACCTTCTGGCAAGATTTGAAGGCCTTGCTGACAGGAAGGTTTACAGTGTGAACCGATACTTCATTAGCGGCCACTCCTTGGAGCACCTTTGCTTCGCCATGGTGACGTTGATACTAACTGTGATGCTGTCCTTCAGAAATATTAAGATTGCCAG GGACTCGTGA